In Methanobacterium bryantii, the following proteins share a genomic window:
- a CDS encoding uroporphyrinogen-III synthase, with product MKGLEGKKIVITRPAERAKDSVEMVKSYGAVPIVTPTIELKDSKPEEVIKLCNMINELDWLIFTSPRAIKSFFKHCSLEGAENLKIATIGPKTEEVLNEYNVKADLIPDNYTAEGLLEAFEKFDVKGMKMGLPRTMVARYTLPHGLEDRGAQVFLADAYKSEMPDDKSKIYELIDDILNKDIDVVMFTSPLTVKNLIKIAKEEDKAEILDIFRNNEVLVAAIGPITKKVLDAYKINPIMPEVYTFKNMLDKLVDVMND from the coding sequence ATGAAGGGATTAGAAGGTAAAAAAATTGTTATAACAAGACCTGCTGAAAGGGCTAAAGACTCAGTTGAAATGGTAAAATCTTATGGAGCAGTTCCAATTGTAACTCCTACAATTGAACTAAAAGATTCCAAGCCGGAAGAAGTGATAAAATTATGTAATATGATAAATGAACTTGACTGGCTCATATTCACGTCTCCAAGGGCTATAAAATCATTTTTTAAACACTGCAGTCTTGAAGGTGCTGAAAATTTAAAGATCGCGACTATAGGTCCTAAAACTGAAGAGGTTTTAAACGAATACAATGTAAAAGCGGATCTTATCCCTGATAATTATACTGCAGAAGGACTTCTGGAAGCATTTGAAAAATTTGATGTTAAAGGCATGAAAATGGGGCTTCCAAGGACCATGGTTGCAAGATACACACTTCCACATGGGCTTGAGGACAGAGGGGCGCAGGTTTTCCTTGCAGACGCATATAAGTCAGAGATGCCTGATGATAAATCAAAGATTTATGAGCTTATAGATGACATATTGAATAAAGATATAGATGTTGTAATGTTTACAAGCCCTTTAACAGTTAAAAATCTTATTAAAATTGCTAAAGAGGAAGACAAGGCAGAAATTTTAGATATATTCAGGAATAATGAAGTTTTAGTTGCAGCAATTGGCCCTATAACCAAAAAGGTGCTGGATGCATATAAAATTAATCCCATAATGCCTGAAGTGTACACATTTAAAAATATGCTGGATAAACTGGTAGATGTGATGAATGATTAA
- a CDS encoding signal recognition particle protein Srp19, producing MRTIIWPAYIDSERTKKDGRRISKEDAVSAPKIREINKAAQKLHLNPEVEKYKSYSRSWWESSGRVIVDKSNTKKETLIKISNMIKGMRS from the coding sequence ATGAGAACAATAATATGGCCGGCTTATATTGATTCGGAGAGGACAAAAAAAGATGGAAGACGTATTTCTAAAGAAGATGCAGTATCTGCTCCAAAAATAAGGGAAATTAACAAAGCTGCACAGAAACTCCATCTTAACCCTGAAGTTGAAAAATATAAATCTTATTCTAGATCATGGTGGGAATCATCTGGTAGAGTGATTGTAGATAAGAGCAACACTAAAAAAGAAACACTGATTAAAATAAGTAACATGATAAAGGGAATGAGGTCTTAA
- the recJ gene encoding single-stranded-DNA-specific exonuclease RecJ, producing the protein MEINKQDQMNLAFSKAHEMVQNAEDIKIYSHIDCDGITAGAILSSMLDNLEKDHEVEFVTLDKIDGLELENELTIFSDLGSGQNVDKLGNGSSNVLILDHHPPLRPMGFDNHVSGQFLELNCHYYGIDGSHDVSGGGMSYLLAHTFGFDDLSWLGVLSAVGDMQNSMSGKLVGLNKEILAASIQNKLIATNNDLSIYGRQTRPIFVALSYFGDVKLPITNSRTECIHMLNKLDIPTKNGKRARVLCDLTQEEKGKIFSELVRMLSKEVPQRYIKHVPKLVAGESYDFLGEQKYSPLRDASEFSTAVNACSRHKHPEIALNVLKGDRSLALDEMDQLALEHRRYLAQKMEWVTEEDRIISLENLQYFEGSEIKSEVIGTVAGMILSYGDWRKPIIGFTPVGEDSEGIKVSLRCSRLLAYDGIHFGNIIRKVAAKVGGNGGGHSVACGAYIPEENMDKFLNVFDEYLTGKI; encoded by the coding sequence ATGGAAATCAATAAACAGGATCAAATGAACCTTGCGTTTTCAAAGGCTCATGAAATGGTCCAGAATGCTGAAGATATCAAGATATACAGCCACATTGACTGCGATGGAATAACCGCAGGTGCAATATTATCTTCCATGCTTGATAATCTAGAGAAAGACCATGAAGTTGAATTCGTGACTCTGGATAAAATAGATGGCCTTGAACTTGAGAATGAACTTACCATATTTTCGGATTTGGGCTCTGGACAAAATGTGGACAAATTAGGAAATGGTTCATCTAATGTACTTATTTTAGACCACCACCCTCCTTTAAGGCCAATGGGTTTTGACAACCATGTGTCGGGTCAGTTCCTGGAATTAAACTGCCATTACTATGGTATAGATGGATCACATGATGTTTCAGGTGGTGGAATGTCATATTTGCTTGCACATACATTTGGATTTGATGATCTAAGCTGGTTAGGTGTCTTAAGTGCAGTAGGAGATATGCAAAACAGCATGTCTGGAAAATTAGTGGGCTTAAATAAGGAAATTCTTGCAGCAAGTATTCAAAATAAACTTATAGCTACAAATAATGATCTTTCTATCTATGGAAGGCAGACAAGGCCAATATTTGTAGCTCTTTCATATTTTGGGGATGTTAAACTCCCTATAACAAATAGTAGGACTGAATGTATCCATATGTTGAATAAACTTGATATTCCAACTAAAAATGGTAAAAGAGCAAGAGTTTTATGTGATTTAACTCAGGAAGAAAAAGGCAAAATATTTTCAGAGTTAGTCCGGATGTTAAGTAAGGAAGTGCCTCAAAGGTACATAAAACATGTTCCAAAACTTGTTGCTGGAGAGTCTTATGACTTTTTAGGGGAGCAAAAGTATTCTCCACTTAGGGATGCCAGTGAATTTTCAACTGCAGTTAATGCTTGCAGCCGCCATAAACATCCAGAAATTGCACTCAATGTCCTGAAAGGCGATAGAAGCCTTGCACTGGACGAGATGGATCAGCTTGCGCTTGAGCACAGGAGGTATCTTGCTCAAAAAATGGAATGGGTAACGGAAGAAGACAGGATTATTTCTTTAGAAAACCTGCAGTATTTTGAGGGCAGCGAAATAAAAAGTGAAGTAATTGGGACTGTTGCTGGAATGATTTTAAGCTATGGTGACTGGAGAAAACCAATAATCGGATTTACTCCTGTTGGGGAAGATTCTGAAGGAATAAAAGTATCACTGCGTTGTTCACGTCTTTTAGCTTATGATGGAATACATTTTGGAAATATAATAAGAAAGGTGGCAGCTAAAGTCGGTGGAAACGGCGGTGGACACTCTGTTGCATGTGGGGCATATATTCCTGAAGAAAATATGGATAAATTCCTTAATGTATTTGATGAATATTTAACTGGTAAAATTTAA
- a CDS encoding universal stress protein, producing the protein MYKKILLPTDGSQPALKAAEQAIWIAGKSNAELLALYVIDNSLFMGLPTEKAITRVKEMLEDEGRKSFDALIDMSLKCKEELNTEIKLVFMTKEGRPARTIRKTIEEEGIDLVVMGTSGKHGMDRFLLGSVAEKVVRTASSPVLVVR; encoded by the coding sequence ATGTATAAAAAAATATTGTTACCCACAGATGGTTCACAGCCTGCTCTTAAAGCTGCAGAACAGGCTATATGGATTGCAGGTAAAAGTAATGCAGAACTTTTAGCATTATATGTAATTGATAATTCTTTATTTATGGGATTACCAACTGAAAAAGCAATAACGAGGGTTAAAGAAATGCTTGAAGATGAAGGGAGGAAGTCCTTTGATGCCCTCATTGATATGTCATTAAAATGCAAAGAAGAACTTAATACTGAAATAAAATTAGTTTTTATGACCAAGGAAGGTCGTCCCGCCCGTACAATTCGTAAAACAATTGAGGAGGAAGGAATTGATCTTGTTGTTATGGGGACTTCTGGAAAACATGGTATGGACAGATTTCTACTTGGAAGCGTTGCAGAAAAAGTAGTAAGAACTGCATCATCGCCGGTATTAGTAGTACGGTAA
- a CDS encoding DUF7839 domain-containing protein, translating into MKVFKKKGELTRFQILAEIAKQQPHLRQKDIAEKLGITIQAVSENIKSLTDDGFVEIREGTARYNITKRGIEKVKKEATDLRKYADEVVETMNTYKSIWPAIAEEELKTGENVWLKMKEGVLYATKEETPASAEVLNDAAPGEDVALTKLNGTIELKKGTVTIIELPTINQGGSRASNTDKISEIYEKGFDKVGIMGTISRAVIEKVGITPDFEFATPQATIAASKRGLNVLVFAVGKMTRSITKKLDEEGIKYTIEDFKK; encoded by the coding sequence ATGAAAGTTTTCAAGAAAAAAGGAGAACTCACAAGGTTTCAGATTCTTGCAGAGATAGCCAAGCAGCAGCCCCACCTGAGGCAAAAGGACATAGCTGAAAAACTTGGAATAACTATTCAAGCAGTCTCTGAAAACATTAAAAGTTTAACTGACGATGGTTTTGTAGAAATAAGAGAGGGGACTGCAAGGTATAACATTACAAAGAGGGGAATTGAAAAGGTCAAAAAAGAAGCCACCGACCTCAGGAAGTATGCTGATGAAGTGGTAGAGACCATGAATACCTACAAGTCCATATGGCCGGCAATAGCAGAAGAAGAACTTAAAACCGGCGAGAATGTTTGGCTTAAAATGAAAGAAGGTGTTTTATACGCTACAAAAGAGGAGACACCCGCATCTGCAGAAGTGCTCAATGATGCTGCTCCTGGAGAAGACGTCGCTTTAACTAAATTAAATGGTACCATTGAACTTAAAAAAGGTACTGTAACTATAATAGAACTTCCTACCATAAACCAGGGAGGTTCAAGGGCTTCTAACACAGATAAAATCAGCGAAATTTATGAAAAAGGTTTTGACAAAGTAGGTATAATGGGGACAATTTCAAGGGCAGTTATAGAAAAAGTTGGAATTACTCCTGATTTTGAATTTGCAACTCCTCAAGCTACCATCGCTGCATCAAAAAGAGGTTTAAACGTGCTTGTTTTTGCAGTTGGTAAAATGACAAGGAGCATAACAAAAAAGCTGGATGAAGAGGGGATTAAGTATACTATCGAGGATTTTAAGAAATGA
- a CDS encoding pantoate kinase codes for MNCSIFVPSHITGFFEIRDNDNPIKKGSRGAGVVMDKGVITKTEISDGNGVQIKINGKIDVRNATITEKTIEIIKRDYNLDNKKIVITHDVDVPIGAGFGTSASFALGASLGISKILDLPLTFNKAAQIAHLAEVEMKSGLGDVIGALSGGLVLRLKEGAPGIGVTDKLLLNQSEDLYVISKCFGEINTGDIIEDPVHKERINSTGRDLLFKLTSDPKPENLMKLSRKFAEKTMLMSSEVLEAVVILEEETIGASMAMLGNTAFAISESPDTSIENAVVAKLNHSGLKFL; via the coding sequence ATGAATTGTTCAATATTTGTTCCATCTCATATTACAGGCTTTTTTGAGATACGAGATAATGATAATCCCATTAAAAAAGGGTCCCGCGGTGCGGGAGTTGTTATGGACAAAGGAGTTATAACAAAAACAGAAATAAGTGATGGAAATGGAGTACAAATAAAAATAAATGGGAAAATTGACGTGCGAAATGCTACGATAACTGAAAAAACCATAGAGATCATTAAAAGAGATTATAATTTAGATAACAAAAAAATAGTAATCACTCACGATGTGGATGTGCCCATTGGGGCAGGATTTGGGACCTCGGCATCATTTGCTCTTGGAGCATCTCTAGGAATTTCAAAAATTCTTGATTTGCCATTAACATTTAATAAAGCCGCGCAAATTGCCCACCTTGCAGAGGTAGAAATGAAAAGTGGTTTAGGTGATGTTATAGGGGCCCTATCTGGAGGGCTTGTTTTAAGGCTCAAAGAAGGCGCGCCTGGAATTGGAGTAACAGATAAATTACTCTTAAATCAGTCTGAAGACCTTTATGTTATTTCAAAATGTTTTGGAGAAATAAATACAGGAGACATCATCGAAGACCCGGTCCATAAAGAAAGGATTAACTCAACCGGAAGAGACCTGTTATTTAAGCTTACGAGTGATCCAAAACCTGAAAATTTAATGAAATTATCCCGGAAATTCGCTGAAAAAACCATGCTTATGAGCAGTGAAGTTTTAGAAGCTGTAGTTATACTTGAAGAAGAAACAATAGGTGCGTCCATGGCCATGTTAGGAAATACAGCTTTTGCAATTTCTGAAAGTCCAGATACAAGTATTGAAAATGCGGTGGTTGCAAAACTCAACCACAGCGGGTTGAAATTTTTATGA
- a CDS encoding histidinol phosphate phosphatase domain-containing protein: MNKRIDLHMHSIFSDGELLPSEIARRAHVLDHEAIAITDHVDASNIDCVRRIRDVILDIRENWDIEVIPGAEITHAPAEIIGKLANKAKKLGAEIIVVHGETLMEPVVEGTNWAAVNCPDVDILAHPGLITPEEAQTAKDNNIALEISARRGHALSNGHVAKVAMEVGANLVVDTDTHAPEDIISYETAYNIAKGAGLPEKEILRALRDNPLEILRNKGIVE; encoded by the coding sequence ATAAATAAAAGAATAGACCTTCACATGCACAGTATATTCAGCGATGGGGAACTTTTACCGTCTGAAATAGCAAGAAGAGCACATGTATTGGATCATGAAGCAATTGCAATAACTGATCACGTTGATGCGTCTAACATTGATTGTGTTAGGCGGATAAGAGATGTAATATTAGATATAAGAGAAAACTGGGACATAGAAGTCATTCCAGGGGCTGAAATAACCCATGCTCCTGCTGAAATTATAGGCAAACTTGCAAACAAGGCCAAAAAATTAGGGGCGGAAATAATAGTTGTCCACGGGGAAACCCTGATGGAGCCTGTAGTGGAAGGAACTAACTGGGCTGCAGTAAACTGCCCGGACGTGGATATACTGGCACACCCCGGATTAATAACTCCGGAAGAAGCTCAAACTGCAAAAGATAACAACATTGCACTTGAGATAAGCGCGAGGAGAGGGCATGCCCTTTCAAACGGGCACGTGGCCAAAGTAGCTATGGAAGTGGGGGCTAACCTTGTTGTAGATACAGATACCCACGCGCCTGAAGATATTATCTCTTATGAAACTGCTTATAATATAGCGAAGGGTGCGGGACTGCCTGAAAAGGAGATTTTACGGGCACTGCGGGATAACCCTCTGGAGATTTTAAGGAATAAGGGTATAGTTGAGTGA
- a CDS encoding beta strand repeat-containing protein, with translation MKKQTITKKNNFKSITGHNKAKVMVPLLLLSLVLVFSFAVSDVAAAQGTSNNTAVTSNNLTGVNGSLEDSNTAVQSTSDINTSNSNKSSNSSNSNNLSNSSNSKINQTSKDPQIYNGGVPVARGGNPAGYVYPTIAEAITDAQSGDTIMLEDGATFQEHGLVVNKNLNFDVFNNGHATIDGQNLGTVFIIGNGTTVNMQNLIIINGNGTNGGAIYNNGTLTVNNSTFANNTATQNGGAIYNDGTLNYVSTTHTSETVTNNGGNLTVNNSTFTNNSAQNGGAIYNAGTINIATSTTLTDYTITQNGGVLNVNNSTFLNNTATQNGGAIANDATFNVVGFSTLTRTVVTQNGGTATISGSTFIGNRANNGGAISNLATLNTAQSTLTGTATTGTTALNSGTVTVTNSVIIGNTATQNGGAIYNGARTSVSASTFTDYTINNDATITARFNTMAGNSALAGGAVYNDATSTVTTSTLTRTTLNNDATATTTDNALVGNNATTGRDIVNNVVTTQNGNVITVSFINNTGTVDAMRNWWGVGTGPSPGDVVGTVDTSNFLNYTMGITITASNSAPNVGQPFTYTITVTNNGPDTATDVQVADGIPAGLTFNGYTATQGTYNSGTEIWNVGTLASGASAVLQLSVTPTASLAGMNVTKNVTLINTNQTTNVTVSVPAAVSNVTITKTASNSSPNVGQPFSYTITVNNSGAASAPGVQVTDVIPAGLTFNSYTASQGTYNSATGIWTVGTLASGASAVLQLFVTPTASASGTTIINSATIPGQIASATVVVPTTPVSNVTITKTASNLAPNVGQQFSYTITATNNGAASATGVQVTDVIPAGLTFNSYTASQGTYNSATGIWTVGTLASGASAVLQLFVTPTASVAGTTVNNAATIPGQIVNAPVVVPVTPVSNVTITKTASNLTPNVGQQFSYTITVNNSGAASASGVQVTDVIPAGLTFNSYTASQGTYNSATGIWTVGTLASGASAVLQLFVTPTAAASGTTIINSATIPGQIVNAPVVVPTTPVSNVTITKTASNLTPNVGQQFSYTITVNNSGAASASGVQVTDVIPAGLTFNSYTASQGTYNSATGIWTVGTLASGASAVLQLFVTPTAAAAGTTIVNTATSPGQIVNAPVVVSTTPVSNVTITKTASNSSPNVGQQFNYTITVKNNGSGTANNVQVTDVIPAGLTFNSYTASQGTYNSATGIWTVGTLASGASATLQLFVTPTASVAGKNIVNTATIPGQNASVTVHVRPNKVVVIHITKVIISKVVNVHAASIYNQNHGISSNSINNNQKLPMQPTGVPIMPLLLSVLLVITGFANNTRKKLK, from the coding sequence ATGAAAAAACAAACAATTACAAAAAAAAACAATTTTAAATCCATTACTGGGCACAATAAAGCTAAGGTCATGGTTCCATTACTGCTTTTAAGCCTGGTTTTAGTATTTTCGTTCGCTGTCAGTGATGTTGCAGCTGCTCAGGGAACATCTAATAACACAGCAGTTACCTCAAACAATTTAACAGGGGTTAATGGAAGTTTAGAGGATTCAAATACGGCAGTTCAATCCACGTCGGATATTAATACCTCAAATTCTAATAAATCATCTAATTCTTCAAATTCTAATAACTTATCTAATTCTTCAAATTCTAAAATTAATCAAACTTCAAAAGATCCACAGATCTATAATGGAGGAGTGCCTGTTGCTCGTGGAGGAAATCCTGCAGGATATGTTTATCCCACAATCGCAGAAGCTATTACTGATGCTCAAAGCGGTGACACCATAATGCTTGAGGACGGTGCAACCTTTCAGGAACATGGTCTTGTTGTTAACAAAAATTTGAATTTTGACGTATTTAACAACGGCCATGCCACTATAGATGGTCAAAATTTAGGAACGGTATTTATAATCGGCAACGGCACGACAGTCAACATGCAAAATCTAATCATCATCAACGGGAACGGAACTAATGGTGGAGCTATCTACAATAATGGAACTTTAACCGTAAACAACAGTACATTTGCTAACAACACCGCAACACAAAATGGTGGGGCCATCTATAATGACGGAACATTAAATTATGTCTCAACCACACATACAAGTGAAACCGTAACAAATAATGGTGGAAATTTAACCGTAAACAACAGCACATTCACAAACAACAGTGCACAAAATGGTGGGGCCATCTACAACGCTGGAACCATAAACATAGCCACCAGTACCACACTTACTGATTACACCATAACCCAAAATGGCGGAGTATTAAACGTAAACAACAGTACATTCCTAAACAATACCGCAACACAGAACGGTGGAGCTATCGCAAACGATGCAACATTTAACGTCGTAGGTTTTAGCACACTCACACGTACTGTCGTAACACAGAATGGTGGAACAGCGACAATATCTGGCAGCACATTTATAGGTAACAGGGCAAATAATGGTGGAGCCATTAGCAACCTCGCAACCTTAAATACAGCTCAAAGCACACTTACTGGAACCGCCACAACAGGTACAACAGCACTTAATAGCGGAACAGTAACAGTAACCAACAGCGTCATAATAGGCAACACTGCAACACAGAACGGTGGAGCTATCTACAACGGCGCAAGAACATCTGTAAGTGCCAGTACATTCACAGACTACACCATAAATAATGATGCAACAATAACAGCAAGGTTCAATACTATGGCAGGTAACTCTGCATTGGCTGGTGGAGCTGTCTACAATGATGCAACATCAACTGTAACCACCAGTACACTTACACGTACAACCTTAAATAATGATGCTACAGCAACAACAACTGACAATGCACTTGTGGGCAACAACGCAACAACAGGTAGAGATATCGTCAATAATGTAGTAACAACCCAAAATGGCAATGTAATAACCGTAAGTTTCATAAATAATACTGGAACAGTAGATGCCATGCGTAATTGGTGGGGAGTTGGTACTGGACCATCACCTGGAGATGTAGTTGGAACAGTGGATACATCAAACTTTTTGAATTATACTATGGGTATAACCATTACAGCCAGTAACAGTGCACCTAATGTAGGACAGCCGTTCACATATACTATAACCGTAACTAACAACGGTCCTGATACCGCTACAGATGTTCAGGTAGCTGATGGTATACCTGCTGGTTTAACCTTTAATGGTTACACAGCAACTCAGGGTACTTACAACAGCGGTACTGAAATATGGAATGTTGGAACACTCGCTAGTGGTGCTAGTGCGGTTTTACAGCTGTCTGTTACTCCTACAGCTTCTTTAGCCGGTATGAACGTGACTAAAAATGTAACGTTAATAAACACAAACCAAACTACTAATGTAACCGTATCTGTACCTGCAGCTGTATCTAATGTGACAATAACAAAAACAGCAAGTAACAGTTCACCTAATGTAGGTCAACCGTTCAGTTATACTATAACTGTGAATAATAGTGGTGCAGCAAGCGCTCCTGGTGTCCAAGTAACTGATGTAATACCTGCTGGTCTAACCTTTAACAGTTACACCGCAAGCCAAGGTACTTACAACAGCGCCACAGGAATATGGACTGTCGGAACACTCGCCAGCGGCGCTAGCGCAGTACTACAACTGTTTGTCACACCTACAGCAAGTGCAAGCGGAACAACCATAATTAACAGTGCAACTATACCTGGTCAGATAGCTAGTGCTACTGTAGTTGTACCTACAACTCCTGTGTCTAATGTGACTATAACCAAGACTGCAAGTAATCTTGCACCTAATGTGGGTCAGCAGTTCAGTTACACCATAACTGCAACCAACAACGGTGCAGCCAGTGCTACTGGTGTTCAAGTAACTGATGTAATACCTGCCGGTTTAACCTTTAACAGTTACACCGCAAGCCAAGGTACTTACAACAGCGCCACAGGAATATGGACTGTCGGAACACTCGCCAGCGGTGCTAGTGCAGTTTTACAGCTGTTTGTAACTCCTACAGCTTCTGTAGCTGGAACAACTGTAAATAATGCAGCTACAATACCTGGTCAGATAGTCAACGCACCTGTAGTTGTACCTGTAACTCCTGTGTCTAATGTGACTATAACCAAAACCGCAAGTAACCTTACACCTAATGTAGGTCAGCAGTTCAGCTATACTATAACTGTGAATAATAGTGGTGCAGCCAGCGCTTCTGGTGTTCAGGTGACTGATGTAATACCTGCCGGTTTAACCTTTAACAGTTATACTGCAAGTCAGGGTACTTACAACAGCGCTACTGGAATATGGACTGTCGGAACACTCGCCAGCGGCGCTAGCGCAGTACTACAACTGTTTGTCACACCTACAGCAGCTGCAAGCGGAACAACCATAATTAACAGTGCAACTATACCTGGTCAGATAGTCAACGCACCTGTAGTTGTACCTACAACTCCAGTATCTAATGTGACTATAACCAAAACCGCAAGTAACCTTACACCTAATGTAGGTCAGCAGTTCAGCTATACTATAACTGTGAATAATAGTGGTGCAGCCAGCGCTTCTGGTGTTCAGGTGACTGATGTAATACCTGCCGGTCTAACTTTTAACAGTTATACTGCAAGTCAGGGTACTTACAACAGCGCTACTGGAATATGGACTGTCGGAACACTCGCCAGCGGCGCTAGCGCAGTACTACAACTGTTTGTCACACCTACAGCAGCTGCAGCCGGAACAACCATAGTCAACACAGCAACATCACCAGGACAAATAGTCAACGCACCTGTAGTTGTATCCACAACTCCAGTATCTAATGTGACAATAACAAAAACAGCCAGTAACAGTTCACCTAACGTGGGTCAGCAGTTCAATTATACCATAACTGTAAAGAATAATGGTTCAGGTACTGCTAACAATGTTCAGGTGACTGATGTAATACCTGCCGGTCTAACTTTTAACAGTTATACTGCAAGTCAGGGTACTTACAACAGCGCTACTGGAATATGGACTGTCGGAACACTTGCTAGTGGTGCTAGTGCGACATTACAACTGTTTGTTACTCCTACAGCTTCTGTAGCTGGTAAAAACATAGTTAACACTGCAACAATACCTGGTCAAAATGCTAGTGTAACTGTACATGTACGTCCAAATAAGGTGGTGGTAATCCACATAACTAAGGTGATAATATCAAAAGTAGTAAACGTTCACGCAGCATCAATATACAATCAAAATCATGGAATATCATCAAATTCAATTAATAACAACCAAAAACTTCCAATGCAGCCTACTGGCGTTCCTATAATGCCGTTACTGTTAAGTGTGCTGCTAGTGATAACCGGCTTTGCAAATAATACAAGGAAAAAACTAAAATAG
- a CDS encoding universal stress protein, which yields MYKKILLPTDGSQPAHKAAEQAIWIAIMSNAELIVLHVIDTSIFTGLPSKESISKVKELLKNEEKNYFNAVQDILLKYKEKHNIEIKLVFMSKEGHPAHTIRKIVDKENIDLVVMGTSGKHGMDRFLLGSVAERVVRTASCPVLVVR from the coding sequence ATGTATAAAAAAATATTATTGCCAACAGATGGTTCGCAACCCGCTCATAAAGCTGCAGAACAGGCTATATGGATTGCAATTATGAGCAATGCAGAACTTATAGTATTACATGTAATTGATACATCTATATTTACTGGATTACCATCAAAAGAATCCATATCAAAAGTTAAAGAACTGTTAAAAAATGAGGAAAAGAACTACTTTAACGCAGTTCAGGATATTTTATTAAAATACAAAGAAAAACATAACATTGAAATAAAATTAGTTTTCATGAGCAAAGAAGGCCATCCTGCCCATACAATTCGTAAAATTGTTGATAAAGAAAATATAGATCTAGTTGTTATGGGCACTTCAGGAAAACATGGAATGGACAGATTTTTACTTGGAAGCGTAGCAGAAAGAGTAGTAAGAACCGCATCCTGCCCCGTACTAGTAGTACGCTAA
- a CDS encoding HEAT repeat domain-containing protein, translating to MVESERRDLDYLVKELENGNGSRKEDAAELLAELADPRAVDPLIKALKDADSHVREAAALSLAVYEDTKTIEPLIELLKDKKASVRYAAAIGLSGVGDNRAIEPLEKALKDESQVVRKVAQLALNSVKERQ from the coding sequence ATGGTTGAATCAGAAAGAAGAGATTTAGATTATTTGGTAAAAGAACTAGAAAATGGAAATGGAAGTAGAAAAGAAGATGCTGCTGAACTTCTTGCAGAATTAGCAGATCCTAGAGCAGTAGATCCCCTAATTAAAGCATTAAAAGATGCAGATTCCCATGTTAGAGAAGCTGCAGCTCTTTCATTAGCTGTTTATGAAGATACTAAAACTATTGAACCATTAATTGAATTACTGAAAGATAAAAAGGCGAGCGTTAGATATGCTGCAGCAATAGGTCTTTCAGGAGTAGGAGATAATCGAGCAATAGAACCACTTGAGAAAGCATTAAAAGACGAAAGTCAGGTTGTAAGAAAAGTTGCTCAACTGGCTTTAAATTCAGTAAAAGAACGACAATAA